The Vulpes vulpes isolate BD-2025 chromosome 10, VulVul3, whole genome shotgun sequence genome has a window encoding:
- the CCDC24 gene encoding coiled-coil domain-containing protein 24 isoform X1 has translation MLRDSPSLWELVEEHVPLPERPEVKRLLGEMTVDLSLELRAEVVTLQALLREARASRASGSRPTSEPSLLLTPPPLLRDLVRQELRQLLLSLRQKAIREGRDQTQAWVQYSPRVLRFALEEPRCDLPEQKIQMRSEPSGQRDLSVIKDQLNVSSIDQVAGHLRSLLEEECHTLERMVPILQRCLEEEYTGAPQPSEATLEPTLAELKEQKAAMQQELQAPLRPPCASSSRRQQPMGSSSWGLGPMPRLHGASGAWAGPLQCCRPAPPPGRHPQPRGLATACRWGRQLQCGPRTKPASAPGSSAAAQAPT, from the exons ATGCTCCGGGACTCCCCGTCGCTGTGGGAGCTGGTGGAGGAGCACGTTCCGCTCCCGGAGCGGCCCGAAGTGAAGAGGCTTCTGGGGGAGATGACGGTGGACCTGAGCCTGGAGCTGCGGGCAGAG GTGGTGACGCTACAGGCCCTGCTCCGGGAGGCTCGAGCCTCCCGAGCCTCGGGCTCCCGCCCCACCTCTGAGCCCTCCTTGCTTCTGACACCGCCGCCCCTCCTAAGAGACCTCGTGCGCCAGGAGCTGAGGCAGCTGCTCCTGAGTCTCCGCCAGAAGGCCATCCGCGAGGGCAG GGACCAGACCCAGGCTTGGGTCCAGTACAGCCCCAGGGTCCTGCGCTTTGCCTTGGAGGAGCCTAGGTGTGATTTGccagaacagaaaatccagatgAGGAGTGAACCCAG CGGTCAGAGGGACCTCAGCGTCATCAAGGACCAGCTGAACGTGTCCAGCATTGACCAGGTTGCTGGACACCTGCG GagcctcctggaggaggagtGTCACACCTTGGAGAGGATGGTCCCCATCCTGCAG CGCTGCCTGGAAGAGGAGTATACAGGGGCACCCCAGCCCTCTGAGGCAACCCTAGAGCCCACCCTGGCAG AGCTAAAGGAACAGAAGGCAGCCATGCAACAGGAGCTGCAGGCACCTCTGAGGCCCCCCTGTGCCTCCTCCAGCCGTAG GCAGCAGCCCATGGGGTCCTCCAGCTGGGGTCTCGGGCCCATGCCTCGCCTCCATGGAGCTTCAGGAGCTTGGGCTGGGCCTCTCCAGTGCTGCCGGCCCGCTCCTCCTCCGGGGCGCCACCCCCAACCCCGAGGCCTGGCCACTGCCTGCCGCTGGGGACGGCAGCTTCAGTGCGGCCCGCGGACAAAGCCAGCTTCTGCTCCAGGGTCCAGcgcagcagcccaggcccccacCTGA
- the CCDC24 gene encoding coiled-coil domain-containing protein 24 isoform X2 — MLTSSASSGQRDLSVIKDQLNVSSIDQVAGHLRSLLEEECHTLERMVPILQRCLEEEYTGAPQPSEATLEPTLAELKEQKAAMQQELQAPLRPPCASSSRRQQPMGSSSWGLGPMPRLHGASGAWAGPLQCCRPAPPPGRHPQPRGLATACRWGRQLQCGPRTKPASAPGSSAAAQAPT; from the exons ATGTTGACCTCCTCTGCCAGCAGCGGTCAGAGGGACCTCAGCGTCATCAAGGACCAGCTGAACGTGTCCAGCATTGACCAGGTTGCTGGACACCTGCG GagcctcctggaggaggagtGTCACACCTTGGAGAGGATGGTCCCCATCCTGCAG CGCTGCCTGGAAGAGGAGTATACAGGGGCACCCCAGCCCTCTGAGGCAACCCTAGAGCCCACCCTGGCAG AGCTAAAGGAACAGAAGGCAGCCATGCAACAGGAGCTGCAGGCACCTCTGAGGCCCCCCTGTGCCTCCTCCAGCCGTAG GCAGCAGCCCATGGGGTCCTCCAGCTGGGGTCTCGGGCCCATGCCTCGCCTCCATGGAGCTTCAGGAGCTTGGGCTGGGCCTCTCCAGTGCTGCCGGCCCGCTCCTCCTCCGGGGCGCCACCCCCAACCCCGAGGCCTGGCCACTGCCTGCCGCTGGGGACGGCAGCTTCAGTGCGGCCCGCGGACAAAGCCAGCTTCTGCTCCAGGGTCCAGcgcagcagcccaggcccccacCTGA